A window of the Ipomoea triloba cultivar NCNSP0323 chromosome 14, ASM357664v1 genome harbors these coding sequences:
- the LOC116003472 gene encoding protein SIEVE ELEMENT OCCLUSION B-like isoform X1 — protein MASNQPLPISEMVVSHVDHETIMQEIMATHNPDSKDFQVNFIFNSVKNILCPITTIGKSIPEDKESNEESDEELFDYKDFGEGEPNNEEFKDLELLCQIKRLSFETTLKCLDNADQHTTVIYFMKMLSIFSWDVKILMMLATFSIMYGEFSFVNGHKGLSTKLATVKGIPAPMVPSHVQFIKLLLQLAKYIVELAKSSSHSSSSIIPVSCYWIFTSILACTSCFARFPRANSKWLERTQLSSLAMKVKDLILECRPIIEKKREEESYQALCCAFSEESPVPSSNLDVLKLLFNVKHHDKKKLIYDGKTNKMVGLHSLNNKGLLLLISPSLDIDIHLCYLLHDLEMKIKLRTLWIPILDCPTLWTTNKNVKEQFRGLVNVHHLLSMRNPEKSVSLGLVRFVKEKVLHIGGEPIIISLDHHGRITHRNAMHVIWIRVGVAGTDYTTIDSSEGSIVPYLQTVLKKRSLDVREFVPDIDRKISDLAGEMNSKMNDWLHDIIKHVEDPIYSNIYTCERENNHWKEVIWCTKLLSSAQKDPINEWVDGNKYIFFMGGNDIKWVKEFLSKVLCVNPQLAFELCYSGTNNKVASIIAQENICAYYPPVAAKSFWTRQQSTFLSRIQFLNETHRDEKSDEIVEGLKRLLAYEAKGSTIEGWVLLAKGNKIILCDLGDKMLTVMNEYEKWKDNAIANGFDQAFKDHHERLASTSTSHHHRYCALEYPTNFNKIPENVECPQCCYNMNKFVTFACCHGHSYTPESP, from the exons ATGGCATCTAATCAGCCTTTGCCTATATCTGAGATGGTAGTTTCACACGTTGATCATGAAACTATCATGCAAGAAATTATGGCTACTCATAATCCCGATAGCAAAGACTTTCAAgtcaattttatctttaattccGTGAAAAACATCCTTTGTCCTATTACG ACTATTGGAAAGTCCATTCCTGAAGACAAGGAGTCAAATGAGGAGTCTGATGAAGAGCTATTTGACTACAAGGATTTTGGTGAAGGAGAACCCAATAATGAAGAGTTTAAAGACTTGGAGCTTTTATGTCAGATAAAACGACTTTCCTTTGAG ACTACATTAAAGTGTTTGGATAATGCGGATCAACACACAACTGTAATATACTTTATGAAAATGTTATCCATATTTTCATGGGATGTCAAGATTTTGATGATGCTGGCAACATTCTCCATCATGTATGGAGAATTTAGTTTTGTTAATGGTCACAAGGGATTGAGTACCAAGTTGGCAACTGTCAAGGGAATCCCTGCTCCTATGGTGCCCTCTCATGTCCAGTTTATCAAATTACTCTTACAGCTCGCTAAGTATATTGTTGAGCTCGCAAAATCATCATCTCATAGTTCATCGTCAATCATACCAGTCTCTTGCTACTGGATCTTCACGAGTATTCTTGCTTGCACATCCTGTTTTGCTCGCTTTCCGAGAGCAAATTCTAA gTGGCTTGAAAGAACACAATTGTCCAGTTTAGCTATGAAAGTTAAAGACTTAATTTTAGAATGCCGCCCAATAATAG aaaagaagagagaagaggAATCTTATCAAGCATTGTGTTGCGCATTTTCTGAGGAGAGTCCTGTTCCTTCCAGTAATTTGGATGTTCTCAAATTACTATTTAATGTCAAGCATCATGACAAAAAGAAGCTCATATATGATGgcaagacaaataaaatg GTGGGATTACATTCGTTGAACAATAAGGGTTTGCTATTGTTAATATCACCAAGTCTTGACATTGAcattcatttgtgttatctacttCATGACCTTGAGATGAAAATTAAACTACGTACACTTTGGATTCCAATATTAGATTGTCCTACATTATGGACAACTAATAAAAATGTGAAAGAGCAGTTTAGAGGTTTAGTAAATGTACATCATTTACTTTCAATGAGAAATCCAGAAAAATCAGTATCCTTAGGATTAGTAAGATTTGTTAAAGAGAAAGTGTTGCATATTGGAGGTGAGCCTATCATTATCTCACTGGATCATCATGGAAGGATTACTCACCGCAATGCAATGCATGTGATATGGATAAGAGTTGGTGTTGCAGGTACGGACTATACTACTATAGATAGCAGTGAAGGGAGCATAGTTCCTTACTTACAAACTGTGCTCAAGAAAAGGAGTTTGGATGTTAGGGAGTTTGTGCCTGACATTGATAGAAAGATAAGTGATTTGGCAGGTGAAATGAATAGCAAGATGAATGACTGGTTACATGACATTATCAAGCATGTAGAAGATCCG ATTTACAGCAATATTTACACATGTGAAAGAGAAAATAATCATTGGAAGGAAGTAATTTGGTGCACTAAACTTCTGTCGTCTGCCCAGAAAGATCCGATAAATGAATGG GTTGATGGGAAcaagtacattttttttatgggAGGGAATGACATAAAATGGGTTAAAGAATTCCTATCAAAGGTGTTGTGTGTTAATCCACAATTGGCATTTGAGCTGTGCTACAGTGGTACCAACAATAAAGTAGCATCCATAATTGCTCAAGAGAATATTTGCGCATATTATCCTCCCGTGGCTGCAAAATCTTTTTGGACACGACAGCAAAGTACGTTCTTGTCAAGAATTCAATTCTTAAACGAGACTCATCGCGATGAGAAGAGTGACGAAATTGTGGAAGGATTAAAAAGATTGCTAGCTTATGAGGCTAAAGGATCAACAATTGAAGGATGGGTTTTGTTAGCTAAAGggaacaaaataattttatgtgACTTAGGAGACAAAATGCTGACAGTCATGAATGAATATGAGAAATGGAAGGACAACGCCATTGCCAACGGTTTTGACCAAGCATTCAAAGATCATCATGAGAGACTTGCTTCAACTTCTACTTCACATCACCACCGTTATTGTGCTCTGGAATACCCAACCAATTTCAACAAAATTCCGGAAAATGTGGAGTGTCCCCAATGCTGTTACAATATGAACAAATTCGTCACTTTTGCATGCTGCCATGGCCATTCTTATACTCCCGAATCCCCATGA
- the LOC116003472 gene encoding protein SIEVE ELEMENT OCCLUSION B-like isoform X2, translated as MASNQPLPISEMVVSHVDHETIMQEIMATHNPDSKDFQVNFIFNSVKNILCPITTIGKSIPEDKESNEESDEELFDYKDFGEGEPNNEEFKDLELLCQIKRLSFETTLKCLDNADQHTTVIYFMKMLSIFSWDVKILMMLATFSIMYGEFSFVNGHKGLSTKLATVKGIPAPMVPSHVQFIKLLLQLAKYIVELAKSSSHSSSSIIPVSCYWIFTSILACTSCFARFPRANSKWLERTQLSSLAMKVKDLILECRPIIEKKREEESYQALCCAFSEESPVPSSNLDVLKLLFNVKHHDKKKLIYDGKTNKMVGLHSLNNKGLLLLISPSLDIDIHLCYLLHDLEMKIKLRTLWIPILDCPTLWTTNKNVKEQFRGLVNVHHLLSMRNPEKSVSLGLVRFVKEKVLHIGGEPIIISLDHHGRITHRNAMHVIWIRVGVAGTDYTTIDSSEGSIVPYLQTVLKKRSLDVREFVPDIDRKISDLAGEMNSKMNDWLHDIIKHVEDPVDGNKYIFFMGGNDIKWVKEFLSKVLCVNPQLAFELCYSGTNNKVASIIAQENICAYYPPVAAKSFWTRQQSTFLSRIQFLNETHRDEKSDEIVEGLKRLLAYEAKGSTIEGWVLLAKGNKIILCDLGDKMLTVMNEYEKWKDNAIANGFDQAFKDHHERLASTSTSHHHRYCALEYPTNFNKIPENVECPQCCYNMNKFVTFACCHGHSYTPESP; from the exons ATGGCATCTAATCAGCCTTTGCCTATATCTGAGATGGTAGTTTCACACGTTGATCATGAAACTATCATGCAAGAAATTATGGCTACTCATAATCCCGATAGCAAAGACTTTCAAgtcaattttatctttaattccGTGAAAAACATCCTTTGTCCTATTACG ACTATTGGAAAGTCCATTCCTGAAGACAAGGAGTCAAATGAGGAGTCTGATGAAGAGCTATTTGACTACAAGGATTTTGGTGAAGGAGAACCCAATAATGAAGAGTTTAAAGACTTGGAGCTTTTATGTCAGATAAAACGACTTTCCTTTGAG ACTACATTAAAGTGTTTGGATAATGCGGATCAACACACAACTGTAATATACTTTATGAAAATGTTATCCATATTTTCATGGGATGTCAAGATTTTGATGATGCTGGCAACATTCTCCATCATGTATGGAGAATTTAGTTTTGTTAATGGTCACAAGGGATTGAGTACCAAGTTGGCAACTGTCAAGGGAATCCCTGCTCCTATGGTGCCCTCTCATGTCCAGTTTATCAAATTACTCTTACAGCTCGCTAAGTATATTGTTGAGCTCGCAAAATCATCATCTCATAGTTCATCGTCAATCATACCAGTCTCTTGCTACTGGATCTTCACGAGTATTCTTGCTTGCACATCCTGTTTTGCTCGCTTTCCGAGAGCAAATTCTAA gTGGCTTGAAAGAACACAATTGTCCAGTTTAGCTATGAAAGTTAAAGACTTAATTTTAGAATGCCGCCCAATAATAG aaaagaagagagaagaggAATCTTATCAAGCATTGTGTTGCGCATTTTCTGAGGAGAGTCCTGTTCCTTCCAGTAATTTGGATGTTCTCAAATTACTATTTAATGTCAAGCATCATGACAAAAAGAAGCTCATATATGATGgcaagacaaataaaatg GTGGGATTACATTCGTTGAACAATAAGGGTTTGCTATTGTTAATATCACCAAGTCTTGACATTGAcattcatttgtgttatctacttCATGACCTTGAGATGAAAATTAAACTACGTACACTTTGGATTCCAATATTAGATTGTCCTACATTATGGACAACTAATAAAAATGTGAAAGAGCAGTTTAGAGGTTTAGTAAATGTACATCATTTACTTTCAATGAGAAATCCAGAAAAATCAGTATCCTTAGGATTAGTAAGATTTGTTAAAGAGAAAGTGTTGCATATTGGAGGTGAGCCTATCATTATCTCACTGGATCATCATGGAAGGATTACTCACCGCAATGCAATGCATGTGATATGGATAAGAGTTGGTGTTGCAGGTACGGACTATACTACTATAGATAGCAGTGAAGGGAGCATAGTTCCTTACTTACAAACTGTGCTCAAGAAAAGGAGTTTGGATGTTAGGGAGTTTGTGCCTGACATTGATAGAAAGATAAGTGATTTGGCAGGTGAAATGAATAGCAAGATGAATGACTGGTTACATGACATTATCAAGCATGTAGAAGATCCG GTTGATGGGAAcaagtacattttttttatgggAGGGAATGACATAAAATGGGTTAAAGAATTCCTATCAAAGGTGTTGTGTGTTAATCCACAATTGGCATTTGAGCTGTGCTACAGTGGTACCAACAATAAAGTAGCATCCATAATTGCTCAAGAGAATATTTGCGCATATTATCCTCCCGTGGCTGCAAAATCTTTTTGGACACGACAGCAAAGTACGTTCTTGTCAAGAATTCAATTCTTAAACGAGACTCATCGCGATGAGAAGAGTGACGAAATTGTGGAAGGATTAAAAAGATTGCTAGCTTATGAGGCTAAAGGATCAACAATTGAAGGATGGGTTTTGTTAGCTAAAGggaacaaaataattttatgtgACTTAGGAGACAAAATGCTGACAGTCATGAATGAATATGAGAAATGGAAGGACAACGCCATTGCCAACGGTTTTGACCAAGCATTCAAAGATCATCATGAGAGACTTGCTTCAACTTCTACTTCACATCACCACCGTTATTGTGCTCTGGAATACCCAACCAATTTCAACAAAATTCCGGAAAATGTGGAGTGTCCCCAATGCTGTTACAATATGAACAAATTCGTCACTTTTGCATGCTGCCATGGCCATTCTTATACTCCCGAATCCCCATGA
- the LOC116004805 gene encoding uncharacterized protein At3g61260-like — translation MRSVEDKGCLSYGQRQDSGAGGNLGFEFQKGISAAAAGGGGGGGGNRHSHPRAASGKPTPSKWDDAQKWLVNLSRGGGGGERGPPRASPRNSNADDRRLIAPVPKHEDYTSEEDEVPAGDVETKKVECDDSIWRINKAANGSGSVNSGGVRSICVRDMGTEMTPIASQEPSRTATPIRATTPAARSPISSGSSTPVRCQNGVAQALENGHIPGENRGVSAALPTRFGRPDSGETTINDSHTGANKKLTPLETRAAAWDEAERAKYTARYKREEVKIQAWENREKRKAEMEMRRKEVKAESMKARAQEKYTNKVAATRRIAEEKRANAEAKLNESAAKTSEKADYIRRTGHLPSSFSFSFKLPTPSFCW, via the exons ATGAGATCCGTTGAGGATAAAGGGTGCTTGAGTTATGGACAGAGGCAAGATTCCGGCGCCGGCGGAAATTTGGGGTTTGAGTTTCAGAAAGGaatctccgccgccgccgcaggcggcggcggcggtggcgggGGAAATCGCCATTCTCATCCTCGGGCGGCGTCGGGGAAACCCACACCGTCAAAGTGGGATGATGCGCAGAAATGGCTGGTGAATCTGTcgcgcggcggcggcggcggggagAGGGGGCCGCCGAGGGCGAGCCCGCGAAACTCGAACGCCGATGACCGGAGATTGATCGCTCCGGTGCCGAAGCACGAGGACTACACGAGCGAGGAGGACGAGGTGCCGGCCGGCGATGTTGAAACGAAGAAAGTGGAATGTGATGATTCGATTTGGAGGATCAATAAAGCGGCGAACGGGAGCGGGTCGGTTAATTCCGGCGGGGTTAGGTCCATCTGCGTGAGAGATATGGGGACGGAAATGACGCCCATTGCGAGCCAGGAGCCGTCCAGAACCGCCACGCCTATCAGAGCCACCACTCCGGCCGCTCGAAGCCCCATTTCTTCCGGATCTTCCACTCCGGTGAGGTGCCAAAACGGAGTAGCGCAGGCTCTAGAAAATGGCCATATTCCCGGAGAAAACAGAGGCGTTTCCGCCGCACTGCCCACCCGGTTCGGCCGACCAGATTCCGGCGAAACCACCATTAATGACAGCCACACAGGTGCAAATAAGAAGCTCACCCCACTCGAAACTCGCGCAGCAGCCTGGGATGAAGCTGAACGTGCAAAATACACTGCCAG GTATAAGCGTGAAGAGGTAAAGATACAAGCGTGGGAGAATCGGGAGAAAAGAAAAGCTGAAATGGAAATGCGACGAAAGGAG GTGAAAGCGGAAAGCATGAAAGCTAGGGCGCAAGAAAAGTATACAAACAAAGTGGCAGCAACGAGGAGGATAGCAGAGGAGAAAAGGGCAAACGCAGAGGCAAAGCTAAACGAGAGCGCAGCAAAGACGTCGGAGAAGGCGGATTACATTCGCCGCACCGGTCATCTTCCctcttccttctccttctccttcaaGTTGCCAACCCCATCTTTCTGCTGGTAG